Sequence from the Trichocoleus sp. FACHB-46 genome:
GATCGCCTTCAGTCTCGGTCCCATTCAGGATGCGCTAGATAGCAACTTTGTCGCAGTTCTTTTTCCTGGTTTTTTGTCTAGCTTTCAAGTTTCTTCCAGTTCTCTTTCAGAGGCTTTAGATGCCTTGGATGGAGCAACAGGAATTGCATTCGCTCCTTACTTAGCTGAGGACGGTGAAGAGCCTTTCTATGAAGTGAGTTTCTTTGAAAAGAAGGATACAGCATCGGTTCCTGAACCTGCTTCTCTCGTAGGACTTTTGGGTGTCGGAGCGTTTGTTGCGGGTTCTGCTTGGAAGCGTAAGCAGAACCCGCAACAACTGTAAATTCCGAAAAGCCCCAATTTTGAATCTTGTACGTTCATCCCGGTTGCCATGCCCTCAAAAGCATGGCTTTCTCTTTGTTAGCTTATAAGCGGAAATACTGACTTAGAATGTGAAGTTCTGGTTTTGAGACCTTGCTTAACTATCGGGTTGTGAGGCTAAACTCTTGTGAACTTGGTTTATCTGTTGCTCAAAACCTCTTGGGTGAGTGTTCTACTGGCGATGCTAACTGGGCTGCTGGGCGGCGCGAGTAGTACCGGACTCATTGCCTTGACCAACACCAGCTTAACCAGCCAGAATCCGCCTACTGCCGCCTTGATGCAAAACTTTGCGGGTCTGGGCTTAGTGCTGTTGCTCACCACGATCGCCTCGCAGATTTTGTTAGCTCGACTGGCCCAAGGCTCAATTTTTGAGTTGCGGCTGTTGTTAAGTCGTCAAATTCTGGCTTCCCCCCTACGCCAACTAGAAGCACTAGGCGCATCTCGGCTTCTGGCTACCCTTACAGACGACATTCAATCGGTTGCCAACGCCCTCTTCTCGTTTCCAGTGCTCTGCATTGATATTGCCATTCTGGTCAGTTGCCTCACCTACCTCGCGTGGCTTTCCCTGTCAGTATTTGGGTTGATGATGCTAGTGCTGGCAATCGTGATTGCTAGCCTGCAAGTGATTATTAGTAGGGCTAGAAAAGCCCTCTCTCTAGCTCGAAAAGAACAAGACAACCTATTACATCACTTCCAGGCAATCATTGCAGGCATTAAGGAGCTAAAGCTGCATTATCAGCGGCGACAAAGCTTCCTGACCGAAGATCTTTATGTCACTGCCACGGCTGCTCGTGACCACAACATCGCAGGCATGACCACCTTTGCGATCGCTGGAGGCTATGGACTTCTCGCCACCTTTTTAATCATCGGTTTGTTGCTCTTTGCCTTGCCCCGCTTTATCAGCACCAGCCCCGAAATTTTGTCTGGTTATGCCCTCGTTGCACTCTATTTAATGCTGCCCTTCCAAGGAATCTTGGGGGTGATTCCCGTTTTGAGTCGAGCCACCGTAGCCCTAGACGCGATTCAAGCCTTGGGGTTAGCTTTGGCAGAACACGCTACTGAGGCAACAGCGATCGCCCCTCCTCCACCCAATCCAGCTTGGCAACGACTTGATCTGGTAGAGGTGTCTCATGCTTACCGAGGCGAACGGGAAGAAGACGGGTTCTCACTAGGACCGCTAACTTTAAGCTTTCAACCGGGAGAAGTAGTGTTTCTCGTCGGTGGTAACGGTAGCGGCAAATCAACCCTAGCCAAGCTGATTACAGGACTCTACAGTCCTGAAGCGGGTGAGTTAAAACTCGATGGTCAACCGATCACCGATGCGAATCGGGAATGGTATCGGCAGCACTTCTCGGTGGTTTTTGCTGACTTTTACCTGTTCGATCGCTTGTTGGGGTTGGGCGATCGCGCTGATCTCGATCCGCAAGCCAAAGAGTACCTAATTCAGCTCCACCTCGACCACAAAGTTCGGGTTAAAGATGGCACCCTATCGACCACCACGC
This genomic interval carries:
- a CDS encoding cyclic peptide export ABC transporter, which produces MNLVYLLLKTSWVSVLLAMLTGLLGGASSTGLIALTNTSLTSQNPPTAALMQNFAGLGLVLLLTTIASQILLARLAQGSIFELRLLLSRQILASPLRQLEALGASRLLATLTDDIQSVANALFSFPVLCIDIAILVSCLTYLAWLSLSVFGLMMLVLAIVIASLQVIISRARKALSLARKEQDNLLHHFQAIIAGIKELKLHYQRRQSFLTEDLYVTATAARDHNIAGMTTFAIAGGYGLLATFLIIGLLLFALPRFISTSPEILSGYALVALYLMLPFQGILGVIPVLSRATVALDAIQALGLALAEHATEATAIAPPPPNPAWQRLDLVEVSHAYRGEREEDGFSLGPLTLSFQPGEVVFLVGGNGSGKSTLAKLITGLYSPEAGELKLDGQPITDANREWYRQHFSVVFADFYLFDRLLGLGDRADLDPQAKEYLIQLHLDHKVRVKDGTLSTTTLSQGQRKRLALLTAYLEDRPIYLFDEWASDQDPIFKEIFYTQLLPELKQRGKAVLVISHDDHYFHLADRIVKLDYGKLEYDKRIAA
- a CDS encoding PEP-CTERM sorting domain-containing protein; this encodes MATTIQKLSIAAASASVLAIAAHATPAEAARIFGFESSYEGFPITGSFTIDDTTPGTSPVLGFDISYYAKAISQATVTGYGQSLTFQDVDFYVGNDLLGSDTVDAIAFSLGPIQDALDSNFVAVLFPGFLSSFQVSSSSLSEALDALDGATGIAFAPYLAEDGEEPFYEVSFFEKKDTASVPEPASLVGLLGVGAFVAGSAWKRKQNPQQL